The Anguilla rostrata isolate EN2019 chromosome 1, ASM1855537v3, whole genome shotgun sequence nucleotide sequence tgaatgtgttaacattaaatatattgagtgtgtgtgcgtgcgtgcttgcctgccctgttttttgtttttttttccaccccatgTTTAAGAATGCTGAACTCACCCCCACATGGTGATGGCAGAAATATTGTTGTGGCTGTTTCATccataatgcatttcaaaagCTACTTCAtgtccccaaaaaaaaaaaaaaaaaatacatttgtatagTTAATAATCAAAaggctatatttaaaaaaataactgaaggcaaataatttgttattttaggTGAAAATGAAAGACTAATTTGGTCCCCCATCCCCCAGAATGGATCACTTCAAAAGTAGACATTTTCCAGATGCTACTTGGAGAGGACCAAGCTTGTGAACCTAttttactgcacacacaaaaatgacgACAAAAACAAGTGAACATGGTTTCTTGATCGTATAATTTCTCTGCATAAAATCAACGTTggtaacatatttttttttgatcacATAATTTAGCATTAGTGTTCACTGAATAGTGGTTTGAGTTACAGAAGTACACGCCTCTAAATGTGACCTAACACACTTGATCAACATCAATCACGCCGATCAGTGATGACACGTTATTGCCATTTAAAatgctgtgctgactgtgcacTGGACCATTTCCTGTGTTATCTGGGCATTTTTATCCTTTAGGCCAGTTACGGTTCACCCCTTCCCTTCCTCTGCAATGTCGCTCTATGTGCAAACAGTAAAGACTCCTTTGAATTCACagtaaaaattatttctttttccccccccctggATTTCCTGTTGAATGATCATCCCCAGCATAACTGTATtggcacttttaaaaataacatggcACATTCTATCGAAAGGTTTGCACAGAAGTGTAAATCTACCGCCCCCAATGATGTGATCCCATAAGGGTTCCTGTGGCACTTGGTGGGTTTTGGTCGGTCGCGAGCGGGACCTTTTTTTTCGGGACGTACAGTACTCCTCTCCCGCCGTGGGGGACCACCGCGAGGCCCCGTTCCACGACGGGCCGTGTGATAACTGAAGTAGGaagacggggacggggacgtaAATCAAAATCGCAGCCGATCCTAAGCGTTCAGAAAGGCCCTGGTGGTCCAGGATGTGcgttttaattaaatacatagcTATACATAGCGACATAACCTCCTTaccttacctcctgagctgtctggcaattggagggttgccggttcgatcccccgccctgggcgtgtcgaagacacctaacccctaattgctcccaacgagctgattggcaccttgcatggcagcctttcaccattggcgtgtgagtgtgtgtgtgaatgggtgaatgagaggcatcaattgtaaagagctttggataaaagcgctatataaatgcagtccatttaaatcACACTTTACGGTGGCCTTGCTGATAAGGACTAACGTCCTTATCTTGAAGCTGTACCGCTTTTTGAAGGTGTTACAgtttgtcgggggggggggtggtttggtgAGGGAGGGGCTCGGTAATTAGACAGgagacaggtgtacaggtgtatgcaGGAGCAGGACCGCTAGAGATGTTTCTGGTCTTTGTTCTGTAATAACCTTTGATGGGTTATCAGAAGTATGAGTACCAAACGGGCTGAACCTCTGTTCATTCAGCCTGGTTAGCGTGGTTATCAGGGCCGCAATCAATTCAGTGTTCAATTCGGTCAATTGTAACCGATGCCTGTAATGAGTAATCCTTACAGATACTTTATGGGCAATTTTCAGTCAATTTTCAATGGGAcagaatttcaattaatttcttcAATTGACTGATCTGatctgaaatggaattgacctcAGTTGACCTTTTCCAGATGGAAGGAAAACCATAAACATCTCTGGTGCTCTGGGATCAGGGTTACCCCCCAGAGAAAGCTTGGTGGTGGGGTCCCTCAGATGGCAAGCCCGAAAATACTGACGATGCAGTACATGGTCTTGTTCTCCCATTTCACTGTGCAGCTtcctacaaacaaacaaacagacaaaaagttGGGGAAAATGGTGAAGGGATAACTCTCCTAAACAGTCTCAAACTCCAACCTTAAACCCTTGGTGTGTGCTCATTTCCAGCGtcttaacatttacatttatttatttagcagacccttttatccaaagcgacgtacaaaagtgcatatcatggtctttgaaacaactacaaaacataggttcgataaggtacaatactcatttcgtacagctatttatagaaAGGaaaacagttcagttcacgtagtgaacattattctgacctagcttatgccaagtcaaactagggggaagAATAAGCTACGATAACTTGTCTTAAAAGACCCAAGTAAGTAAAAGACCCAAGTAAGTAAAAATTccacacaattttttaaattttttatttcattagttttttttttttttgttgtcagtgTTCCCTGTCCTTTGTTTCAACTTCTGGAATTCTATTTTTATCTCAAGTACTTGGCTGCTTTGCCATGATTTAAAATGTCCTCCAATAACGCTTGTAATGGGAAGCAACTTTGGAATGGAATGTGACTGCTTCCCCCTGCTGGTTGAAAACGGTAGAACAGTGATGAGTTTGACCCCTTTTAATACCATATCGAACTGGGTCAGAACCCATTTCTGTTGTGGGAGGGGTTTATGCGGGTCTTGAGAAACAGTATTTTCCATTGACATTCAAATAAAAGCAACCGTGCTTGTAGTagttttgaaaagtaaaaaaataaaaaatacatacatgtccaatcttatctgaaaagggctagTGTggctgctggcttttgttttagaCGTGTAGAAATGGTGACCCCGCTGTCCCATAGGATAGAAACGAGTACCCCCTGCTTACCGTCCATTGTGTTGTCCCAGAAGCAGGAGCTGGCGGTGTGTAGCCCTGCCCCATTCTTCTGTAGGATGATGCAGGTCActggaagggtgggggggaagaCATGTcataccttctctctctctctcactttctctctgatGAGGTGTAGGCTATATGCAAACTGATTACCAAGTTTACTTGTTCTCCCAAGCGCATGTCGCAAAACTCCTGAAACACTTCTCTGAACCTTTTTAAATGCTCAGCCgcaaaaaatattacaacacaggattttctggggtgtcagggcccaatgtgagatctttccACTGGgccccaaaatccctggtggcactCCTGCCAAGACTATTCAGACAAACACGGTGTTCTCCACTTAAGGAATGAACTCTAGACAAACACAGACTGCCAGGTGAAAGAGAGCCTAAAAGTAAACTGACATTTGCTATATGTTAAAGTATCCATTTACGTCAAAAATACGAATATTATGCCTATTATGGTACTGGCTACATTTCTGCATGTTGGGAAGGGGAATAAGGGGGGCGGGAGGTACGGCGCCAGGTTATGGCGGCTCACCAATGTATTTGAAGGGTTTGCCCAGTTTGGTCAGCTGATTCAGGCTAGCCTCCACCACACTCGATGTCCACTGGTTAATTCGATTGTGCTGGTAAGAGCTATTGCCGATTGTGGTCTCCACCGCCTGTCAGCATAGAACATTGATTTGAAACACGCGGTGCAATGcgtttgatattttaaaacataaatgactCCAGACGTTGCAACTATGCTAAACATAATAATGGAGATTCAAGTAATTATGGTTAAACGAGGAGATTTTGATGTAATTTGCGGTAGATACTGTACTTCTTTGATGATGTCGGTGATTTCATCGACAGCAAACGCAGTCtggaacatgagaaaaaaatgtagcacACTTATTTAGCTGAATTTATTATGCTTACCTATAAAGTGTGATTTTAACTCTatctttttaaagatttaaattaCTTGTTTGCAGAAACTTTGTTTACCTGTACAGCTACACCCAGCAACCCCTACCTCAGAAAtcagtttgccaaaaaaaaaacttccctaATTGTATTTACCCACGGTAAAATCATGAACACTAGGCATGCAACGTCCCAAAGAAATACCGTTTCTTAACAGCAATGCGTAATGGTAAATTAACATTTCTTACCTCCTCTGATTGAAACTCGTCCATTTTGAACGAAGCTGGCCTTGTGTTGTTTAGTGTTGCCTAGCAATAGCCCAAACGCAGGTTTGCTGGGGCTTTGGTCGTCATGGGGTCTCTGCAGTTAGTTCAAAGTGTAAACAAAGAATTATACAGTTGATCGAATGCAAGGCGCGTTCGTGTTCCAGAATACATTACAAGTGCAGAATTCGGAATCCGCAGGAATAACAGCGATACTTTTTTCTTCGGAAGTATGGTTAATTGTCGGTAAACATAGCAGacttgacaaaaacatttatgtttctAGTTAGCaatcaaacattaaaataaatcatagtatatttctaaaatataaaagtatatttctataaattattttgtaggCTACTGAAACGCATAAATAATGTGGCACTATTAAATGTTGTGATTATTCTGACATGTTAAAGCATCCAAGCATAAATGAATCGTTAATGTATCTGGCCATAAATGACTAGCAAATAAAAAGGTCCACGTTTCGATCTAAAAACGTTCACTGATTATCACTTAATAAGCTGGTAGGAACCAGTTTCTTGTGTAACGGAACGGAGTTGTTGGTGCACTAGTTGTAGGTGGGGACCGAAACACGTACAGAACTGGCTACTAGCATGAATGGAAACGGGAAGAGAAATAGCATGAGTTGTCATTGTTAGCTATAAAATAAGCCGTCTTTTCATAAATGTGtggatatttaaaatatattttcatctaAATGATTGTATGCAAAATCCTGTTGCAAAAATACACGCCAAGCTCAGGTCTTTGACTCTTAAGAAACATTTTGGTGAGACTGGGAAACGTGTAGCCTATTTTGCGAGAACATTGGAAGACCTAGCGGACTAGCAGGAAGGGAAAGCACCCTTAGCGAAGTGAAAGATGCTTCAAACAATATCTGAACTTTCTATCGAAAATAAGATATTTTATGCCGTTCTGGTGTTTTCATGGACAGTGTATCTATGGGAGGCCTATCTAGCCCACAGACAGGTAAGTTCAAAAGGGAGCGGTTTTGTGACACGAGCCAACGTTATATCGTTGGATCATTAGCTAGACGGGCTACCATCATCAGACATCACCTTGCTTAGTTAGCCTACCTTGCTTCTTAACCTTAGCGCGTTTGCTGCATGATCACTATCAAAGATCAAcgtcactttttaaaatcacgTGACttgaataatattaaaaaatgtatattcaatTTCAGATGTAGCGTTTCGTGACTTCTAAGGTAGGTTTAGATTTAGATTGAGCTGAATTTGAGGTAGCCGCTTCGTGGACACGTAAATAGTTTGTTCTACGCAGTGGGAAAACGCGAGTTTGCCGAATGTAATATTGGTGTTtggttgtttaaaaatgtataagtGACCGGATTTGTTTAGTTCGATTTGAAGATGATTACTTTTAAAACCTTAGCGGAGGATATACAAGTCGACTACTCGTGTTCCGGTGGAGTTGGGGAAGATCATGGACTCGGACACCTTCGAGAAATCGCGCCTCTACCAGCTGGACAAAAGCAACTTCGGTTTCTGGTCTGGACTTTACTCCGAGACCGAGGGAACGGTGGGTAGCGTCAGCCGAGTGATTTACAGTACTTAAGCTGCATTAAATGAAGTGGGCATACGCTTTGGAGCACAGCTCTCTGACAGTTGTCAACCTGGTCTCCTATTGTCGGCTTGCAAATTGACAATGCGTAATTAAagattatgaatgaaaaaaatccgGTACACATGACGTACACCGCTCAGTGTACACTACTTAGGATCGTTGTTACTTGCAATGCCTCAATATTGTGTCCTGGCAGCGTGGGCCGTTGTGAATTAAACGGTTTCTATGGTGTTTGCGCAGCTGATCCTGCTGCTGGGCGGAATCCCGTTCCTCTGGAGCGTATCTGGAGCTGTCATGGCGCGATTTGGACTGGGGCCCGAGTATGAGGTGAGTGCAAGTCGAATCTTTTGGGTAGAAGCAATTCATTACAGTTCAGTGGGTATAACCAGTCCTCTATCTAATCCTCTCTAGGATGGATGTGAATTctgttattacatttattgACAGGTGAAAAGATCGAGTTGGTAAAAAAACGTGTTTAGTGAAGTGTGTCTTCTCTGTGGAGACATTAAATGTCTGTCTGGTCAGCTGCTTGCTTCCCCAGTGGAAGGAACCATGAATGTTCTGTCTCCATGAACGTGTGTCCTGAAGTTCTCCGTGGCCTGCTTGTTTCCCCAGATCTCTCAGTCCCTCATCTTCCTCATGCTGGCCACGCTCTTCAGCGCCTTCACGGGCCTTCCCTGGAGCTTGTACAACACCTTCATCATCGAAGAGAAGCATGGCTTTAATCAGCAGGTGCGTTCACGCCACGCGTACACTGAGGCTACTGGCAGCCACTCTGATCcttattcttctttttcttcttattattataattaataataataataataataataataataataataacaacaacatacaatacatttttatagctggatgttttttaaagcaattcaccttaagtgtcttgctcaagggtacaaggacTGTGCCTCAACCTCAgaatcaaactggcaaccccGGTTTCCTTACTGTTAAGCTACGCTCCAGTCGTCCACAAATGTAACCTGGCTGCAGAGCAGGAGTCAGGTAGTCAGAGCCCGGCTCTCTGGAGTCtgggacattacattacattacattacattacaggcatttggcagacgctcttatccagagcgacgtacaacaaagtgtataaccataaccaggaacaagtatgacgaaacccctagagagaagtaccggtccaagtacagggaacaaccgcatagttcaacttggaccctgatggttaaactgattaacactaacaacgagaacggcaacaacgcaatctatggaaaaataaaaataaataaaaatacaagtagtcgttaagacaggcgcatcaactaagtaacctatgaaacagctgcctagttacaaccctaagtttagtcatttacggggggaagggagggatggagagaggtgcagcctgaagaggtgggtcttcagacGTCGTTTGACGTCGGGACTAACGCTGCCTCAGATCTGTATCTGAATGCAGGACAGAATCCCCCGTTTGCAGTGACACACAGTCTAATGTGTGACCCCTCGTTGACTTCCTATGTTTATTGTATGTCTTTTAGTGTTTGGTACAATTCCATTTTGATTcaggaaaataattaatgtgttGAGAAGATAAATatactgtttttattaaatgaacaaattaaatttcatttttttgtcttggcacccccccccccctttaccatCCGATCTGCTGAGTCTGTTTTACGTTTTCTTAAGAACTTTTGAAAACCTGTCTGTTTAAACTGGTGTTTTTATAATTGCTGTTATCTTCTTGTTTATCTATTTTTTGTCTGTAATttagttttacatttatatttgtcattttgctgttttcattgtattttctcTGTGGACACACTTTGCAACCTTTGTTTAGTTGTTATGTTCTCATGTTCTGAGCTGtgtgaattgaaatggaattggcTCTGgccctgatgtgtgtgtgtgtgtgtgtgtgtgtgtgactgaccgcctctccctgtctgccctgtcccccccctccccccagacccTCGGCTTCTTCCTGAAGGACGCGCTGAAGAAGTTCGCTGTGACGCAGTGCATCCTCCTGCCCGTCACCGCACTGCTGCTCCACATCATAAAGATCGGCGGCGACTACTTCTTCATCTACGCCTGGCTCTTCACCCTCGCCGTCTCTCTGGTGAGTCTTCCTCACTGC carries:
- the LOC135235621 gene encoding dynein light chain Tctex-type 1-like, whose protein sequence is MDEFQSEETAFAVDEITDIIKEAVETTIGNSSYQHNRINQWTSSVVEASLNQLTKLGKPFKYIVTCIILQKNGAGLHTASSCFWDNTMDGSCTVKWENKTMYCIVSIFGLAI